Proteins co-encoded in one Corylus avellana chromosome ca9, CavTom2PMs-1.0 genomic window:
- the LOC132191409 gene encoding cell division control protein 48 homolog D, which yields MANQAESSDSKGTKRDFSTAILERKKAPNRLVVDEAINDDNSVVALHPDTMEKLQLFRGDTILIKGKKRKDTICIALADDTCDEPKIRMNKVVRSNLRVRLGDVVSVHQCADVKYGKRVHILPVDDTIEGVTGNIFDAYLKPYFLEAYRPVRKGDLFLVRGGMRSIEFKVIETDPSEYCVVAPDTEIFCEGEPVRREDENRLDEVGYDDVGGVRKQMAQIRELVELPLRHPQLFKSIGVKPPKGILLYGPPGSGKTLIARAVANETGAFFFCINGPEIMSKLAGESESNLRKAFEEAEKNAPSIIFIDEIDSIAPKREKTHGEVERRIVSQLLTLMDGLKSRAHVIVMGATNRPNSIDPALRRFGRFDREIDIGVPDEVGRLEVLRIHTKNMKLAEDVDLERIAKDTHGYVGADLAALCTEAALQCIREKMDVIDLEDETIDAEILNSMAVTNEHFQTALGTSNPSALRETVVEVPNCSWEDIGGLENVKRELQETVQYPVEHPEKFEKFGMSPSKGVLFYGPPGCGKTLLAKAIANECQANFISVKGPELLTMWFGESEANVREIFDKARQSAPCVLFFDELDSIATQRGSSVGDAGGAADRVLNQLLTEMDGMSAKKTVFIIGATNRPDIIDPALLRPGRLDQLIYIPLPDEDSRHQIFKACLRKSPVSKDVDIRALAKYTQGFSGADITEICQRACKYAIRENIEKDIERERRRRDNPEAMEEDVEDDVAEIKAAHFEESMKYARRSVSDADIRKYQAFAQTLQQSRGFGSEFRFADNTSGAAAADPFAPAAAAADEDDLYS from the exons ATGGCTAACCAAGCTGAATCCTCGGACTC CAAGGGAACGAAGAGAGACTTTAGCACGGCGATTCTGGAGCGCAAGAAGGCTCCCAATCGGCTTGTGGTGGACGAGGCAATCAACGATGACAACTCCGTTGTCGCGCTTCACCCCGACACCATGGAGAAACTCCAGCTCTTCCGCGGTGACACGATCTTGATCAAG gggaagaaaaggaaagataCTATCTGCATTGCTCTTGCTGATGACACATGTGATGAACCAAAGATAAGGATGAACAAGGTTGTAAGAAGCAACCTAAGGGTTAGGCTTGGAGATGTTGTTTCCGTGCACCAGTGCGCAGATGTCAAATATGGAAAGCGCGTTCACATTCTCCCTGTGGATGACACCATTGAAGGGGTCACTGGCAATATCTTTGATGCATACTTGAAAC CTTATTTCCTGGAGGCCTACCGCCCAGTGAGGAAGGGTGATCTATTCCTTGTAAGAGGGGGAATGAGAAGTATAGAGTTCAAGGTTATTGAGACTGACCCTTCGGAGTACTGTGTGGTTGCCCCAGACACTGAGATCTTCTGTGAGGGAGAACCTGTGAGAAGGGAGGATGAGAATAGGTTAGATGAAGTTGGTTATGATGATGTTGGTGGTGTTAGGAAACAGATGGCTCAGATTCGTGAATTAGTGGAGCTGCCCCTGAGGCATCCACAGCTATTTAAATCGATAGGTGTCAAGCCGCCAAAAGGAATTCTGTTGTATGGACCCCCTGGATCTGGGAAGACCCTAATTGCCCGGGCTGTTGCCAATGAAACTGGTGCCTTCTTTTTCTGTATCAATGGACCTGAGATCATGTCGAAATTGGCTGGGGAAAGTGAGAGCAACCTCAGGAAAGCATTTGAGGAAGCAGAGAAGAATGCACCATCCATCATCTTTATTGATGAGATTGATTCAATTGCTCCCAAGCGAGAGAAGACACATGGAGAGGTTGAGAGGAGGATTGTTTCCCAGCTCTTGACACTTATGGATGGATTGAAATCTCGTGCACATGTTATTGTCATGGGGGCTACAAATCGGCCCAACAGCATTGACCCTGCTTTGAGAAGGTTTGGAAGATTCGACAGGGAAATAGATATTGGTGTTCCGGACGAAGTTGGGCGTCTTGAGGTTCTCCGTATTCATACAAAGAACATGAAGCTTGCTGAAGAT GTTGATTTGGAAAGAATTGCGAAGGACACACATGGTTATGTTGGTGCTGATCTAGCAGCTCTATGTACCGAGGCCGCACTTCAATGCATCAGAGAGAAGATGGATGTGATCGACTTGGAAGATGAGACAATAGATGCAGAGATACTTAATTCAATGGCAGTTACAAATGAGCACTTTCAGACTGCCCTTGGAACTAGCAATCCATCTGCTCTCCGTGAGACC GTTGTTGAAGTGCCTAATTGTAGTTGGGAAGATATTGGAGGTCTTGAGAATGTTAAGAGGGAACTTCAAGAG ACTGTTCAATACCCAGTGGAGCATCCTGAGAAATTTGAGAAGTTTGGAATGTCACCATCGAAGGGTGTTCTTTTCTATGGCCCTCCTGGTTGTGGGAAAACTCTCCTGGCCAAAGCTATTGCTAATGAATGTCAGGCAAACTTCATCAGTGTCAAGGGTCCTGAGTTGCTTACAATGTGGTTTGGAGAGAGTGAAGCCAATGTTCGGGAAATATTCGACAAGGCTCGCCAGTCTGCTCCTTGTGTCCTATTCTTTGATGAACTTGACTCAATTGCGACTCAG AGAGGTAGCAGTGTTGGAGATGCTGGGGGTGCTGCTGACAGAGTTTTGAACCAACTCTTGACAGAAATGGATGGCATGTCTGCAAAGAAAACTGTTTTCATCATTGGAGCCACCAACAGACCAGACATTATAGACCCTGCACTTCTGCGTCCAGGACGTCTTGATCAGTTGATCTACATCCCTCTCCCTGACGAGGATTCCCGCCATCAGATCTTCAAGGCTTGCTTGAGGAAGTCTCCAGTCTCCAAAGATGTTGATATCAGGGCCCTTGCCAAGTACACTCAAGGCTTTAGCGGTGCTGACATTACAGAGATATGCCAGCGTGCATGCAAATATGCCATAAGAGAGAACATTGAGAAA GATATTGAGAGAGAAAGGAGGAGAAGGGATAATCCTGAGGCAATGGAGGAGGATGTTGAGGATGATGTGGCAGAGATCAAGGCAGCCCATTTTGAGGAATCAATGAAGTACGCTCGGAGAAGTGTGAGCGATGCCGACATCCGCAAATACCAGGCATTTGCTCAAACATTGCAGCAGTCGAGAGGATTTGGATCCGAGTTTAGGTTTGCTGATAACACTTCTGGTGCCGCTGCCGCGGATCCTTTTGCACCTGCTGCCGCCGCGGCTGACGAAGATGACCTCTACAGTTAg